One Pseudomonas tolaasii NCPPB 2192 genomic window carries:
- a CDS encoding phosphoribosylanthranilate isomerase: MPAVRSKICGITRIEDALAAVEAGSDAIGFVFYAKSPRAVNVLQARAIIAELPPFVTTVGLFVNASRCELNETLDAVQLDMLQFHGDESPDECESYGRPYIKALRVKAGDDIAAACAAYTSARGILLDTYVEGVPGGTGEAFDWSLIPLGLSKPIILAGGLNPANVGAAIEQVRPYAVDVSGGVEQGKGIKDHGKIRAFMRVVRDSGNGM, translated from the coding sequence ATGCCAGCCGTTCGCAGCAAGATTTGCGGAATCACCCGCATCGAAGACGCGCTGGCGGCAGTCGAAGCGGGGTCGGATGCCATCGGTTTTGTGTTTTATGCCAAAAGCCCCCGGGCAGTTAACGTGCTGCAGGCGCGGGCGATCATCGCTGAGCTGCCGCCGTTCGTGACCACCGTGGGGTTGTTCGTCAACGCCAGCCGCTGCGAACTTAATGAAACCCTGGATGCCGTACAACTGGACATGTTGCAGTTCCATGGCGACGAAAGCCCCGATGAATGCGAGAGCTACGGGCGGCCGTATATCAAGGCGCTGCGTGTCAAGGCCGGGGATGATATTGCCGCAGCGTGTGCTGCCTACACCAGCGCCCGCGGGATTCTGCTCGACACCTATGTTGAAGGCGTGCCCGGCGGCACCGGCGAGGCGTTTGACTGGTCGCTGATTCCCTTGGGGTTGAGCAAGCCGATTATCCTGGCGGGCGGGCTCAACCCGGCGAATGTCGGGGCGGCCATCGAGCAGGTCCGGCCCTACGCCGTGGATGTCAGCGGCGGGGTGGAGCAGGGCAAGGGCATCAAGGATCACGGCAAGATCCGCGCATTCATGCGGGTCGTGCGCGACAGTGGTAACGGTATGTGA
- a CDS encoding FimV/HubP family polar landmark protein, protein MVQVRKLVLAIAAASALSSGMAQALQLGEMTLKSKLNQPLSVEIELLDVGGLTASEITPSLASDQAFVDAGVDRQAFLNDLTFTPVVNPSGRSVVRVTSSKPLPDSYVRFLLQVQWPNGRLMRDYSVLLDPAKFDQAAPTASPTPAAPRLSAPGNKAPAVSKSAQHTTTSRDTLWEIAEKNRNGASVQQTMLAIQALNPDAFVDGNINRLKTGQVLRLPDRVQATSLPQPQAIAEVSAQNAAWREGRRTASNQALGKQQLDATRRTEAGNAPSSTNAKDNLSLVSAESAKKGAKGKAGDSRALSDKLAMTQEQLDTTRRDNEELKSRAADLQSQLDKLQKLIQLKNDQLARLQAEKGDPAAAAMPAQLAAEPAATAAAPAPAAAPATAAPTPEPVKPDAAPANTEGKFNDLLTNPIVLGVIGGAAGLVVLLLLLLWARHRNARREEEKHLRMARALAEEPAFTANVDHDLPPDSFEGLEVPPPNVKLAAAPAPAPAVEPVVVPTVASVLAPLAVAVAPQNSSDALAQAQSHIDRGHLNQAADVLQQAIKHEPKRSDLRLKLLEVYGLQGDKDGFVTQERQLVANGENHAQVEQLKSRFPAMAVLAAGVSAAVAAAALDAQYVKELLEDKPAAPAPEPEAFDTDFDLSLDDLEAASPAVVTPEDELSFESVLQQQTEAKASRDDLSDFDLDLQLEQPASQSDDDFLSGLEAQMKDVPPVEPPTLTPAALDDFDLPEDFDLSLADEPAAATGAKPDAFASELDDVNAELDRLSQSLEHPPIEPSFTADDAALDSDEPEFDFLSGTDEVATKLDLAQAYIDMGDADGARDILSEVLTEGDEAQRGEAKEMLGRLA, encoded by the coding sequence ATGGTTCAAGTTCGCAAACTGGTGTTAGCAATAGCGGCCGCCTCGGCGCTGTCTTCCGGTATGGCGCAGGCGCTGCAGCTGGGGGAGATGACCCTCAAGTCGAAGTTGAACCAGCCCTTGTCGGTGGAAATTGAATTGCTTGATGTCGGCGGCCTCACCGCTTCCGAGATCACGCCGAGCCTGGCATCCGACCAGGCATTTGTTGATGCGGGCGTGGATCGCCAAGCGTTTCTCAACGACCTGACGTTTACGCCAGTGGTCAACCCGAGCGGTCGCAGCGTGGTGCGTGTCACCTCCAGCAAGCCGCTTCCGGATTCTTACGTGCGATTCCTGCTGCAGGTGCAGTGGCCCAATGGCCGCCTGATGCGCGACTACAGCGTGTTGCTCGACCCGGCCAAATTCGATCAGGCTGCGCCGACCGCCAGCCCGACTCCTGCCGCTCCGCGCTTGAGCGCGCCGGGCAACAAGGCGCCTGCCGTCAGTAAGTCTGCCCAGCACACCACGACTTCTCGCGACACGTTGTGGGAAATTGCGGAGAAGAATCGCAATGGGGCGTCTGTACAACAGACCATGCTGGCCATCCAGGCGCTCAACCCGGACGCTTTTGTCGACGGCAACATCAACCGTTTGAAAACCGGCCAGGTCCTGCGCCTGCCGGATCGCGTGCAAGCCACCAGCCTGCCGCAACCCCAGGCCATTGCTGAAGTAAGCGCGCAAAACGCCGCCTGGCGTGAAGGTCGTCGCACGGCCAGTAATCAGGCGCTGGGCAAGCAACAGCTGGATGCCACCCGGCGCACCGAGGCGGGCAATGCGCCGTCGAGCACCAATGCCAAGGACAACTTGAGCCTGGTGTCTGCCGAGTCCGCCAAAAAAGGTGCGAAAGGCAAAGCTGGCGACAGCCGGGCGCTGAGCGACAAACTGGCGATGACCCAGGAACAACTGGACACTACGCGCCGCGACAACGAAGAGCTGAAAAGCCGTGCGGCCGACTTGCAGAGCCAGTTGGACAAGCTGCAAAAACTGATTCAGCTGAAAAACGACCAGTTGGCGCGTTTGCAAGCCGAAAAAGGCGACCCGGCAGCCGCCGCGATGCCGGCTCAGTTGGCCGCTGAACCGGCGGCCACTGCGGCCGCACCTGCGCCTGCGGCAGCGCCCGCCACCGCCGCGCCCACGCCTGAGCCGGTCAAGCCGGATGCGGCGCCTGCCAACACCGAAGGCAAATTCAATGACCTGCTGACCAACCCGATTGTGCTTGGCGTAATCGGCGGTGCGGCGGGGCTGGTGGTGTTGCTGCTCCTGCTGCTGTGGGCGCGCCATCGCAATGCTCGCCGCGAAGAGGAAAAACACCTGCGCATGGCGCGCGCGCTGGCCGAGGAGCCGGCATTCACCGCCAACGTTGATCACGATCTGCCGCCTGACAGCTTCGAAGGCCTGGAAGTCCCGCCGCCAAACGTCAAACTCGCCGCCGCTCCGGCCCCTGCACCCGCAGTTGAGCCGGTTGTGGTGCCGACGGTCGCCTCTGTGCTGGCACCCCTGGCGGTTGCCGTGGCACCGCAGAATTCCAGCGACGCGTTGGCGCAAGCCCAGTCCCATATCGACCGCGGCCACCTGAACCAGGCTGCAGATGTATTGCAGCAAGCGATCAAGCACGAGCCGAAACGCAGCGACCTGCGTTTGAAATTGCTGGAAGTGTATGGCCTGCAAGGCGACAAGGACGGTTTCGTCACTCAGGAGCGCCAACTGGTGGCCAATGGTGAAAACCACGCCCAGGTTGAACAGCTCAAGAGCCGCTTCCCGGCCATGGCGGTGCTGGCCGCCGGCGTAAGTGCCGCCGTGGCCGCCGCAGCGCTCGATGCGCAATACGTTAAAGAATTACTGGAAGACAAACCGGCAGCGCCGGCCCCGGAACCTGAGGCTTTCGACACGGATTTCGACCTGAGCCTGGATGATCTGGAAGCCGCTTCGCCTGCTGTGGTCACGCCCGAAGACGAGTTGAGCTTCGAGTCGGTGCTGCAACAACAGACCGAAGCCAAGGCCAGCCGGGACGATCTGTCGGACTTTGACCTTGACCTGCAACTGGAACAGCCTGCGTCGCAATCCGATGATGACTTTCTTTCCGGTCTTGAAGCGCAGATGAAGGACGTGCCACCGGTTGAGCCGCCGACGTTGACGCCTGCCGCGCTGGACGATTTCGACTTGCCGGAAGATTTCGATCTGTCCCTGGCTGATGAGCCTGCCGCTGCGACCGGTGCGAAGCCGGATGCGTTTGCGTCGGAACTGGATGACGTGAATGCCGAGCTGGATCGTCTGTCCCAAAGCCTGGAACATCCGCCGATCGAGCCGTCTTTCACCGCTGACGACGCCGCGCTGGACAGTGATGAGCCGGAATTCGACTTCCTGTCCGGCACCGACGAGGTCGCCACCAAACTGGACCTGGCCCAGGCGTACATCGACATGGGCGATGCCGACGGCGCGCGGGACATTCTTTCCGAAGTGCTGACCGAGGGGGATGAGGCCCAGCGTGGCGAGGCCAAGGAAATGCTTGGCCGGTTGGCGTAA
- the asd gene encoding aspartate-semialdehyde dehydrogenase, with protein sequence MKRVGLIGWRGMVGSVLMQRMLEEQDFDLIEPVFFTTSNVGGQGPSVGKDIAPLKDAYSIEELKTLDVILTCQGGDYTSEVFPKLREAGWQGYWIDAASSLRMQDDAVIILDPVNRKVIDQQLDSGTKNYVGGNCTVSLMLMGLGGLFEAGLVEWMSAMTYQAASGAGAQNMRELIKQMGATHAAVADQLADPASAILDIDRRVAEAMRSDAYPTENFGVPLAGSLIPWIDKELPNGQSREEWKAQAETNKILGRFKNPIPVDGICVRIGAMRCHSQALTIKLNKDVPIADIEGLISQHNPWVKLVPNNRDISMQELSPTKVTGTLNVPVGRLRKLNMGSQFLGAFTVGDQLLWGAAEPLRRMLRILLER encoded by the coding sequence ATGAAACGTGTAGGTCTGATCGGTTGGCGCGGTATGGTCGGTTCCGTGCTCATGCAGCGGATGCTGGAAGAGCAGGATTTCGATCTTATTGAGCCGGTGTTTTTCACCACTTCGAACGTAGGTGGCCAAGGGCCGTCCGTGGGCAAGGACATTGCCCCGCTCAAGGACGCCTACAGCATTGAAGAGCTGAAAACCCTCGACGTGATTTTGACCTGCCAGGGTGGCGACTACACCAGCGAAGTCTTCCCCAAGCTGCGCGAAGCCGGCTGGCAGGGTTACTGGATCGACGCGGCTTCCAGCCTGCGCATGCAGGACGACGCTGTGATCATCCTCGATCCGGTGAACCGCAAGGTCATCGACCAGCAGCTGGATTCGGGCACCAAGAACTACGTCGGTGGCAACTGCACCGTCAGCCTGATGCTGATGGGCCTGGGTGGTCTGTTCGAAGCCGGCCTGGTCGAGTGGATGAGCGCCATGACGTATCAGGCGGCCTCTGGTGCCGGCGCGCAGAACATGCGTGAACTGATCAAGCAGATGGGCGCGACCCACGCAGCCGTTGCCGATCAACTGGCTGACCCGGCCAGCGCAATCCTCGACATCGACCGCCGTGTGGCCGAAGCCATGCGCAGCGATGCCTACCCGACCGAGAACTTCGGCGTGCCATTAGCCGGCAGCCTGATCCCGTGGATCGACAAGGAACTGCCGAACGGCCAGAGCCGGGAAGAGTGGAAGGCCCAGGCCGAAACCAACAAGATCCTCGGCCGCTTCAAGAATCCGATCCCGGTGGACGGCATCTGTGTGCGTATCGGCGCAATGCGCTGCCACAGCCAGGCGCTGACCATCAAGCTGAACAAGGACGTGCCGATCGCCGATATCGAAGGGCTGATCAGCCAGCACAACCCTTGGGTCAAGCTGGTGCCGAACAACCGCGACATCAGCATGCAGGAGCTGAGCCCGACCAAGGTCACCGGCACCCTGAATGTACCCGTCGGCCGTCTGCGCAAGCTGAACATGGGCAGCCAGTTCCTCGGCGCGTTCACCGTCGGCGACCAACTGCTGTGGGGCGCGGCCGAGCCGCTGCGTCGCATGCTGCGGATTTTGCTGGAGCGTTGA
- a CDS encoding class I SAM-dependent methyltransferase — MTSTAHTQVVQKQFGEQASAYLSSAVHAQGTEFALLQAELAGQSGARLLDLGCGAGHVSFNVAPLVKDVVAYDLSQQMLDVVAAAAKDRGLRNIRTVHGAAERLPFVDGEFDFVFSRYSAHHWSDLGAALREVRRVLKPGGIAAFVDVLSPGSPLLDTYLQTVEVLRDTSHVRDYSAAEWMQQLSESGLHVRNSSRQRLRLEYTSWVERMRTPQVLRAAILELQQAMGQEVRDYYEIQADGTFSTDVLVVFAER, encoded by the coding sequence ATGACCAGCACCGCCCACACCCAAGTCGTGCAAAAACAATTCGGCGAGCAAGCCTCCGCTTACCTGAGCAGTGCCGTGCACGCCCAGGGCACCGAATTCGCGCTGCTGCAGGCCGAACTGGCCGGGCAGAGTGGTGCGCGACTGCTGGATTTGGGCTGTGGCGCCGGTCATGTGAGTTTCAATGTGGCGCCGCTGGTGAAAGACGTGGTGGCCTACGACCTGTCCCAACAAATGCTCGACGTGGTTGCAGCCGCTGCAAAAGACCGTGGCCTGCGCAACATTCGCACCGTGCACGGCGCCGCCGAACGCTTGCCGTTCGTCGACGGTGAGTTCGACTTCGTCTTCAGCCGCTACTCCGCTCATCACTGGAGCGACCTCGGCGCGGCCCTGCGTGAAGTACGGCGGGTGCTCAAACCGGGCGGCATAGCGGCGTTTGTCGACGTCTTGTCACCGGGCAGCCCGCTGTTGGACACTTACCTGCAAACCGTCGAAGTGCTGCGTGACACCAGCCACGTGCGCGATTATTCCGCCGCCGAATGGATGCAGCAGCTCAGCGAGTCCGGCTTGCATGTGCGCAACAGCAGTCGTCAGCGCCTGCGTCTGGAATACACCTCGTGGGTCGAGCGCATGCGCACGCCGCAGGTGCTGCGTGCGGCAATCCTTGAGCTGCAACAGGCGATGGGCCAGGAAGTGCGCGATTACTACGAAATACAGGCCGACGGCACTTTCAGCACCGACGTGCTGGTGGTCTTCGCCGAACGCTGA
- a CDS encoding aspartate-semialdehyde dehydrogenase — MTQTFEIAVIGATGTVGETLVQILEELDFPVGTLYLLAGSNSAGASVAFRGKNVRVREVDEFDFSKAQLAFFAAGPAVTLSFAPRATAAGCSVIDLSGALPIEQAPQVVPEANAHVLKGLKKPFQLGSPSPSATNLAVVLAPLRGLLDIQRVNVTANLAVSAQGREAVSELARQTAELLNVRPLEPKFFDRQMAFNLLAQVGTPDAQGHTALEKRFVHELRAVLETPLLKVSATCVQAPVFFGDSLTVSLQLAAPVDLGAVNRALDAAPGIERVEEGDYPTAVGDAVGQDVVYVGRVRTGVDDPAELNLWLTSDNVRKGSALNAVQLAQLLIKGLV, encoded by the coding sequence ATGACCCAGACCTTTGAAATCGCCGTGATCGGCGCCACCGGCACCGTGGGTGAAACCCTGGTGCAGATTCTCGAAGAGCTGGATTTTCCGGTAGGCACCCTGTACCTGCTGGCAGGCAGCAACTCCGCGGGCGCGTCGGTAGCGTTTCGCGGCAAGAACGTGCGGGTCAGGGAAGTGGATGAGTTTGACTTCAGCAAGGCCCAGCTGGCGTTCTTCGCCGCCGGCCCGGCCGTGACCCTGAGTTTTGCCCCGCGCGCCACGGCTGCGGGGTGCTCGGTGATCGATCTGTCTGGCGCCTTGCCGATTGAACAGGCGCCGCAGGTGGTGCCCGAAGCCAATGCCCACGTGCTCAAAGGCCTGAAAAAACCCTTCCAGCTCGGCAGCCCAAGCCCGTCCGCCACCAACCTGGCGGTCGTGCTGGCGCCGTTGCGCGGTTTGCTGGATATCCAGCGCGTCAATGTCACCGCTAATCTGGCCGTTTCCGCCCAGGGCCGTGAAGCCGTCAGCGAGCTGGCCCGTCAGACCGCCGAGTTGTTGAACGTGCGCCCGCTGGAGCCGAAGTTTTTTGATAGGCAGATGGCTTTCAACCTGCTGGCACAAGTCGGCACGCCGGACGCCCAGGGTCATACAGCCCTGGAGAAACGTTTCGTACACGAATTGCGCGCGGTGCTGGAAACTCCTTTACTCAAGGTTTCTGCAACCTGCGTTCAAGCCCCGGTGTTTTTTGGCGATAGCCTGACGGTGTCGTTGCAATTGGCAGCACCGGTTGACCTTGGCGCAGTCAACCGTGCGCTCGACGCTGCGCCAGGCATCGAGCGGGTGGAGGAGGGCGATTACCCTACAGCCGTGGGCGATGCGGTGGGGCAGGATGTGGTTTACGTAGGGCGGGTCCGCACAGGCGTGGATGACCCCGCGGAACTAAATCTGTGGCTGACGTCAGATAACGTACGCAAAGGCTCTGCGCTCAACGCCGTCCAGCTGGCTCAGTTGTTGATAAAAGGCCTTGTGTAA
- the leuC gene encoding 3-isopropylmalate dehydratase large subunit yields the protein MAGKTLYDKLWDSHEVKRRDDGSSLIYIDRHIIHEVTSPQAFEGLRLAGRKPWRVDSIIATPDHNVPTTPERKGGIDAIADQVSRLQVQTLDDYCDEYGITEFKMNDVRQGIVHVIGPEQGATLPGMTVVCGDSHTSTHGAFGALAHGIGTSEVEHVFATQCLVAKKMKNMLVKVEGTLPFGVTAKDIVLAVIGKIGTAGGNGHAIEFAGSAIRDLSIEGRMTICNMSIEAGARVGMVAADEKTVEYVKGRPFAPAGADWDAAVEAWKDLVSDADAVFDTVVELDAAQIKPQVSWGTSPEMVLAVDQNVPDPAKEADLVKRGSIERALKYMGLKANQAITDIQLDRVFIGSCTNSRIEDLRAAAVIAKGRKVASTIKQAIVVPGSGLVKAQAEAEGLDKIFLEAGFEWREPGCSMCLAMNPDRLESGEHCASTSNRNFEGRQGAGGRTHLVSPAMAAAAAVNGRFIDVRELI from the coding sequence ATGGCTGGCAAAACGCTTTACGACAAGCTTTGGGATTCCCATGAAGTGAAACGGCGCGACGATGGCTCGTCGCTGATCTATATCGACCGTCACATCATCCACGAAGTGACCTCGCCCCAAGCGTTCGAAGGCCTGCGACTGGCCGGGCGCAAGCCCTGGCGCGTCGATTCCATCATCGCCACCCCGGACCACAACGTGCCGACCACCCCCGAGCGCAAGGGCGGTATCGACGCCATCGCCGACCAGGTGTCGCGTTTGCAGGTGCAAACCCTCGACGACTACTGCGACGAATATGGCATCACCGAATTCAAGATGAATGACGTGCGTCAAGGCATCGTGCATGTGATCGGCCCGGAGCAGGGCGCCACCTTGCCGGGCATGACCGTGGTCTGCGGCGACTCCCACACCTCGACCCACGGCGCATTTGGTGCTTTGGCCCACGGCATCGGCACCTCCGAGGTGGAACATGTGTTCGCTACCCAGTGCCTGGTCGCCAAAAAGATGAAGAACATGTTGGTCAAGGTCGAGGGCACCTTGCCGTTCGGCGTGACCGCCAAGGACATCGTGCTCGCCGTGATCGGCAAGATCGGCACCGCCGGCGGTAACGGCCATGCCATCGAATTTGCCGGCAGCGCGATTCGCGACCTGTCCATCGAAGGCCGCATGACCATCTGCAACATGTCCATCGAAGCCGGTGCGCGTGTAGGCATGGTGGCGGCGGACGAAAAGACCGTCGAGTACGTAAAGGGCCGTCCTTTCGCACCGGCTGGCGCCGATTGGGATGCCGCCGTAGAAGCCTGGAAAGACCTGGTGTCCGACGCCGATGCAGTGTTCGACACCGTGGTTGAACTCGACGCCGCTCAGATCAAGCCGCAAGTCAGCTGGGGCACCTCGCCGGAAATGGTGTTGGCCGTCGACCAGAACGTGCCGGACCCGGCCAAAGAGGCCGACCTGGTCAAGCGCGGCTCCATCGAGCGCGCGTTGAAGTACATGGGCCTGAAGGCCAATCAGGCGATCACCGATATCCAGCTGGACCGCGTGTTCATCGGTTCCTGCACCAACTCGCGGATCGAAGACCTGCGCGCTGCGGCGGTGATCGCCAAGGGCCGTAAAGTGGCGTCGACCATCAAGCAGGCCATCGTCGTGCCGGGCTCGGGCCTGGTCAAGGCGCAGGCGGAAGCGGAAGGGTTGGACAAAATCTTCCTCGAAGCCGGTTTTGAATGGCGCGAGCCGGGCTGCTCGATGTGCCTGGCGATGAACCCGGACCGCCTGGAGTCGGGCGAGCATTGCGCGTCCACTTCCAACCGTAACTTCGAAGGGCGCCAGGGCGCCGGCGGGCGCACCCACCTGGTCAGCCCGGCCATGGCCGCTGCCGCTGCCGTCAACGGTCGTTTCATCGACGTTCGCGAATTGATCTGA
- the leuB gene encoding 3-isopropylmalate dehydrogenase — translation MSKQILILPGDGIGPEIMAEAVKVLELANTKYSLGFELSHDVIGGAAIDKHGVPLADETLDRARAADAVLLGAVGGPKWDKIERDIRPERGLLKIRAQLGLFGNLRPAILYPQLADASSLKPEVVAGLDILIVRELTGGIYFGSPRGVRELENGERQAYDTLPYSESEIRRIARVGFDMARVRGKKVCSVDKANVLASSQLWREIVEEVAKDYPDVELSHMYVDNAAMQLVRAPKQFDVIVTDNLFGDILSDQASMLTGSIGMLPSASLDTNNKGMYEPCHGSAPDIAGQGIANPLATILSVSMMLRYSFNLSEAADAIEKAVSLVLDQGLRTGDIWSQGCTKVGTQEMGDAVVAALRNL, via the coding sequence ATGAGCAAGCAGATTCTGATTCTCCCTGGCGACGGTATTGGTCCGGAAATCATGGCCGAAGCGGTCAAGGTGCTGGAACTGGCCAACACCAAGTACAGCCTGGGCTTCGAACTGAGCCACGACGTGATCGGTGGCGCGGCCATCGACAAGCACGGCGTGCCCCTGGCCGACGAAACCCTGGACCGTGCCCGTGCGGCCGACGCCGTACTGCTCGGCGCCGTGGGCGGCCCGAAATGGGACAAGATCGAACGTGATATCCGCCCTGAGCGCGGCCTGCTGAAAATCCGTGCGCAACTGGGCCTGTTCGGCAACCTGCGCCCGGCCATCCTCTACCCGCAACTGGCCGACGCGTCGAGCCTCAAGCCGGAAGTGGTGGCGGGCCTGGATATCCTGATCGTGCGCGAGCTGACCGGCGGTATCTATTTCGGCTCGCCACGGGGCGTGCGCGAGCTGGAAAACGGCGAGCGCCAGGCCTATGACACCCTGCCGTACAGCGAGAGTGAAATCCGCCGTATCGCCCGTGTCGGCTTCGACATGGCCCGTGTACGTGGCAAGAAGGTCTGCTCGGTGGACAAGGCCAACGTACTGGCCTCCAGCCAGCTGTGGCGTGAAATCGTCGAAGAAGTCGCCAAGGACTACCCGGACGTCGAGCTGAGCCACATGTACGTCGACAACGCCGCCATGCAACTGGTGCGTGCGCCCAAGCAATTCGACGTGATCGTCACCGACAACCTGTTCGGCGACATCCTCTCTGACCAGGCCTCGATGCTCACCGGTTCCATCGGCATGCTGCCGTCGGCGTCCCTGGACACCAATAACAAGGGCATGTACGAGCCTTGCCACGGCTCGGCACCGGACATCGCGGGGCAGGGCATTGCCAACCCGCTGGCGACCATTTTGTCGGTCTCCATGATGCTGCGTTACAGCTTCAACCTGAGTGAAGCGGCAGACGCCATCGAGAAGGCTGTGAGCCTGGTGCTGGACCAGGGGTTGCGCACTGGCGACATCTGGTCGCAGGGTTGCACAAAGGTCGGGACGCAAGAAATGGGCGACGCAGTAGTCGCCGCGCTGCGGAATCTGTAA
- the truA gene encoding tRNA pseudouridine(38-40) synthase TruA, with the protein MAAAGFYRIALGVEYKGSRYRGWQRQASGVLTVQETLENALSKVADSPVSLMCAGRTDAGVHACGQVVHFDTQAERSMKAWVMGANINLPHDVSVSWAKVMPAHFHARFKAIARRYRYVIYNDQIRPAHLNEEITWNHRPLDAERMAEAAQYLVGVHDFSAFRAGQCQAKSPIKEVHHLRVTRHGKMIVLDIRAGAFLHHMVRNIAGVLMTIGTGERPVEWAREVLESRIRRTGGVTAHPFGLYLVDVEYRDEFELPERFIGPHFLTGFSELGG; encoded by the coding sequence ATGGCGGCCGCAGGCTTTTACCGCATCGCCCTCGGCGTGGAATACAAAGGTTCGCGCTATCGCGGCTGGCAGCGCCAGGCCTCCGGTGTGCTGACGGTGCAGGAAACCCTCGAAAACGCACTGTCGAAAGTCGCCGACTCGCCGGTGTCGCTGATGTGCGCCGGGCGTACCGACGCGGGCGTGCATGCCTGTGGTCAGGTGGTGCACTTCGACACCCAGGCTGAACGGTCGATGAAGGCCTGGGTGATGGGCGCCAATATCAATTTGCCCCATGACGTCAGTGTCAGTTGGGCCAAGGTCATGCCTGCGCATTTTCATGCGCGCTTCAAGGCCATCGCCCGGCGCTACCGCTATGTGATCTACAACGACCAGATCCGCCCGGCGCACCTCAACGAAGAAATCACCTGGAATCATCGCCCGCTGGATGCCGAGCGCATGGCCGAGGCCGCGCAGTATCTGGTCGGTGTGCATGACTTCAGCGCGTTTCGGGCCGGCCAGTGCCAGGCCAAGTCGCCGATCAAGGAAGTGCATCATCTGCGGGTGACCCGTCATGGCAAGATGATTGTGCTGGATATCCGCGCCGGGGCGTTCCTGCACCATATGGTGCGCAATATTGCAGGTGTGTTGATGACCATCGGCACCGGTGAGCGTCCGGTCGAATGGGCCAGGGAAGTGCTGGAGAGCCGCATTCGTCGCACTGGCGGCGTGACGGCGCACCCCTTCGGGCTCTATCTGGTCGATGTCGAATATCGCGATGAGTTCGAGTTGCCGGAACGTTTCATCGGGCCACACTTCCTCACAGGTTTCAGCGAACTTGGCGGCTGA
- the leuD gene encoding 3-isopropylmalate dehydratase small subunit has product MRAFTQHTGLVAPLDRANVDTDQIIPKQFLKSIKRTGFGPNLFDEWRYLDVGYAYQDNSKRPLNKDFVLNADRYQGASVLLARENFGCGSSREHAPWALEEYGFRSIIAPSYADIFFNNSFKNGLLPIILTDEEVDELFKQVEAEEGYHLTVDLAAQTVTRPDGKVYHFEVDAFRKHCLINGLDDIGLTLQDGDAIAAFEAKHRASQPWLFRDA; this is encoded by the coding sequence ATGCGTGCCTTTACCCAACATACCGGCCTTGTCGCCCCGCTGGACCGTGCCAACGTCGACACTGACCAGATCATCCCCAAGCAGTTCTTGAAGTCGATCAAACGCACCGGTTTCGGCCCCAACCTGTTCGACGAGTGGCGTTACCTGGACGTGGGCTATGCCTACCAGGACAACTCCAAGCGCCCGCTGAACAAGGACTTCGTGCTCAACGCCGACCGTTACCAGGGCGCCAGCGTGCTGCTGGCCCGCGAGAACTTCGGTTGCGGTTCCAGCCGTGAACACGCGCCGTGGGCCCTGGAAGAATATGGCTTTCGCAGCATCATTGCGCCGAGCTACGCCGACATCTTCTTCAACAACAGTTTCAAGAACGGCTTGCTGCCGATCATCTTGACCGACGAAGAAGTCGACGAGTTGTTCAAACAGGTGGAAGCCGAAGAGGGCTACCACCTGACCGTCGATCTTGCCGCGCAAACCGTGACCCGTCCGGATGGCAAGGTGTATCACTTTGAGGTGGACGCGTTCCGCAAGCATTGCCTGATCAACGGCCTGGACGACATCGGCCTGACCTTGCAGGACGGCGATGCGATTGCCGCGTTTGAAGCCAAACACCGGGCCAGCCAGCCCTGGTTGTTTCGTGATGCCTGA